The Onychomys torridus chromosome 4, mOncTor1.1, whole genome shotgun sequence genome includes a window with the following:
- the Ptpn1 gene encoding tyrosine-protein phosphatase non-receptor type 1, which yields MEMEKEFEQIDKAGNWAAIYQDIRHEASDFPCRVAKLPKNKNRNRYRDVSPFDHSRIKLHQEDNDYINASLIKMEEAQRSYILTQGPLPNTCGHFWEMVWEQKSRGVVMLNRIMEKGSLKCAQYWPQKEEKEMVFDDTNLKLTLISEDVKSYYTVRQLELENLATREAREILHFHYTTWPDFGVPESPASFLNFLFKVRESGSLSPDHGPIVVHCSAGIGRSGTFCLADTCLLLMDKRKDPSSVDIKKVLLEMRRFRMGLIQTADQLRFSYLAVIEGAKFIMGDSSVQDQWKELSHEDLEPPPEHVPPPPRPPKRIMEPHNGKCKELFSNHQWVSEETSENEDSLAREEGRDPFSAVHSMSSVSQDTEVRKRMVGGGLQGAQASVPTKEELSPVKEEQKAHCPTHWKPFLVNMCMATVLATGAYLCYRVCFH from the exons GATATTCGACATGAAGCCAGTGACTTCCCATGCAGAGTGGCGAAACTTCCTAAGAACAAAAACCGGAACAGGTACCGGGATGTCAGCCCCT TTGACCACAGTCGGATTAAATTGCACCAGGAGGATAATGACTACATCAATGCCAGTTTGATAAAAATGGAGGAAGCCCAGAGGAGCTATATTCTCACCCAG GGCCCTTTGCCAAACACATGTGGGCACTTCTGGGAGATGGTGTGGGAGCAGAAGAGCAGGGGTGTGGTCATGCTCAACCGTATCATGGAAAAAGGCTCG TTAAAATGTGCCCAGTATTGgccacagaaagaagaaaaggagatggtCTTTGATGACACAAATTTGAAATTGACACTGATCTCTGAAGATGTCAAGTCATACTACACAGTGCGACAGTTGGAGCTGGAAAACCTGGCC ACCCGGGAGGCTCGGGAGATCCTGCATTTCCACTATACCACATGGCCTGACTTTGGAGTCCCTGAGTCGCCTGCCTCCTTCCTCAATTTCCTTTTCAAAGTCCGAGAGTCAGGCTCACTCAGCCCGGATCATGGTCCCATCGTGGTGCACTGCAGCGCTGGCATCGGCAGGTCGGGGACCTTCTGTCTGGCTGACACCTGCCTCTTGCTG ATGGACAAGAGGAAAGACCCCTCTTCTGTGGATATCAAAAAAGTGCTCCTGGAGATGCGCAGGTTCCGCATGGGGCTAATCCAGACAGCCGACCAGCTACGCTTCTCCTATCTGGCTGTGATCGAAGGTGCAAAGTTTATCATGGGCGACTCCTCAGTGCAG GATCAGTGGAAGGAGCTCTCCCATGAGGACCTGGAACCCCCACCTGAGCATGTCCCCCCACCTCCCCGACCACCCAAACGTATCATGGAGCCTCACAATGGGAAGTGCAAGGAACTCTTCTCCAACCACCAGTGGGTGAGCGAGGAGACCAGTGAGAATGAAGACAGCCTGgccagagaggaaggcagagacccCTTCAGTGCCGTGCATAGCATGAGCAG cGTGAGTCAAGACACTGAAGTTAGAAAACGGATGGTAGGTGGAGGTCTTCAAGGTGCTCAGGCATCTGTTCCCACCAAGGAAGAGCTGTCCCCAGTGAAGGAGGAACAAAAGGCACACTGTCCGACGCACTGGAAGCCCTTCCTGGTCAACATGTGCATGGCCACAGTCCTGGCGACTGGCGCGTACCTCTGCTACCGGGTGTGTTTTCACTGA